The DNA segment agaggacatctacccatgtgtcatggagtttctctatccaagtctatgtgtcccaatactgatgaagagatagagaaaatgacacatgtaccatatgcgtcagccattggtagtatcatgtatgggatgatatctaccagaccggatatagcatttgctctgagtgtcacgagcagatatcaagctaatcccggtcaaatgcattggaaagccgtgaaggacattcttaagtacttacgaaggactaagaatatgttcatggtatatggaggaagagaactaaaattggaaggctataccgactctagcttccaaagtgacgtggatgactcgaagtcaacctctggatttgtgttcatgctcaatggcggtgctgtctcttggaagagttccaagcaagacaccacagcggattccaccactgaggcagaatacattgcagcatcagctgctgctaaagaggccgtttggatgaggaatttcgtccaagagttgggcgttattccggaagttgttggtccggtcccggtgtactgtgacaacacgggtgccgttgctcaggcaaaggaaccaaggtctcatcaaagatccaaacacgtactgaggaaataccacatcatccgggagattgtggaaagaggagacatcactgtcgaaagagtggcctctgcagacaatatcgttgatccacttactaagcccttgccaggaccattatttgacaaacatcgcgaagcaatgggtctacgtagtatgactagttggctatagggcaagtgggagattgaaagagtgggtgcccggtgagccaacttgtggctaagggctttgatgactctttgtataaacaatcttttgtttaatataatttacacttttattaatggcaatgactttatctttcttcatattgttatattgtgatatactattgttattttgataaagaccttgaatatactatagtgtatgtaagatgtggtagtacatggggatgactatcatgaaacacatcttatagtcactgtatattctaaacagttcctagtcgattgagccgtctgataataaggataaggatcgctcgagtttgagactagcatttgcgatgcagagtaccacgtttcattggtagggaacatagagatgttcgaagcatgcaaatgaatattcatatgatgaatgatcgaactaccctatccggactttccaagtggttatcacttatcgagtggataaagtccgcggttttggttgtacaccattagtccttactacttgaaacatcattgagactctatatgctagtactgtactttgactcgtttaccgactctattggggtcatcaggtatcgggattgggtacagttacgacacatataggagtcgatgctttgttgtcaaggattcaccacatacttgcgagtgtggatatcctatgcaatctgaggagatattagtgtgacgaatctctggccagagtacatgatgtgttttaagaaatgattttttagtaacacatgcgatgtcactatttgatcttcaagatgcattgcatagttatcgaatctcgaacgactctcgatttaccaatggttgttgattcgatcgggatatatggatgaagggaccgtactgtacgctaacaaaaatctattggttcttgcaggtactatcagtgatacctagggaatcatggggcgatattgctaggcgctcttaccatgattcgatgggcaagtcgaaaattgttgttccgagtcacaaggagttgtgagcccacggctagctgtatccctgaaccattgagggtcacacagagtaatggatttttaatccccgttgagatatttaaatttaaagagttaaatttaatgaacaaagaatttggacttcttatttaagagtagaggagtaagatttcctaaaatgacatagggatgggaatttttggaaatcactgaattcggattcagaaaaatttatcttgactttaaaaggtgcagaaatggtttctgtgcacattggtgaaatcggtttatcaatcggagtcatgatgaattttatattaatttctgaacatgcgggctttgcttgtcgggcttgaacttatgactaatgggccctaagctgttagcggcctacattataaataagttattgccgtacagaaattacacacaacaggtcacaattttttcgaaaaaccctagtatttttctctaacagtggccgccccctcccctctgctcgggaaaaatccagcctgtgacttttgaatttgcagtctggtttaacggatcaaattcgttaattctcttcgtagaaacttctgatagattttctagtgcaatctatcagagggattaaatctctattcgtggacctgattgaagaacagttcgtccatcagttcctgtgagatacaacaagagcagagtaatctgttggtgtccataatctcgcttcgagattggaggtaaaaatttataattgttatttaatttttacacacacaatttaatcgttaagttttgatacccattatggaatcgttccatataaaatttttaaactttcgctgcaccgggtatcaattctgattgatctgatcgtcgttCTTCAACAGTTTTTTCCGCAGACATTCCCTGACAGGATGGTATATTGTTGTTCTTCTGCTTTCGGCACTTTGTCTTGCACGAAAGAGTTTATCTACAAGAGATCCGTTGATTTGAATTGGCTCGCTCAGACTCTTGATCAGTTTAGTCGATAGAATAGTAAGATCCAACTGATTCAGTTTAGCTCCGTAAACTGAATCCAGTTGTCTTCATTCTTTCTGTTTAGCTCTGTTCAACTGTTCTGATAGCTGAGTGACATTGGTTCTTCACTAACCATGCTCAGTTGATCTCTATGACTTTGTTATGCTAATCATTGATGATCGACTCAGTTGACCTCCTTGTCTTGGCTTGAGAGTCTTGGTCAGTTTATGTCTTTTTGTGCTAGATTAAGTCAATATCAAAAAATCTGTAGTTTCAACAGATTTTAtcttatttatcaaaatgacactcgctatttttatttgtattttaaaatttttagaagaTTAGATAGTTATCACTCTTAAAACTTTTAAATATCTTATTAATCaagttaattttaaaaataacatgataattaattaacataaaaaaatatatgtatatgcacATATCACATATAAAAGACGTTGTTATTATATTAAAAGTAAACAtctaatattaaatatttagtgTGCTAGTGAAATCTTATATGATTCACTGTAACTTCCAAATTCTACATACTTTTTAATTCTAATGAAATTAATCataaaatattaacaattataataacaaaatattgcAACACGTAAGCGTTGCAACTAATAGTGTGTTGATAAAACTTTCTTTAATTATGTTTACTGGCGTCAACAATccgtttttttataataaaattatattttaattaaaattgtcaaataaaattattgtaCTATGTATTATATACAAAAATTGGGTGAAAtagttaaatgaaaaaaaaaaagaaattgagATAGTGGAGGGAAGAAGTTtattgtgtgtgtttttttttctttttttttaaaaaaaatatatttattttatatttttgtgggCATATCAAGAGATTAACTAAGGTTATATTTTTGTGGGAATATCAAGAAATTAACTAAGGTCTTCTTACTTAATATATAGTATAAGTAACATcctgatgaaacttaaaatttgtaattatttatatgttaaaaagtgtgttttaaaattaaagtttcattaaaattatgaagttgtattattttagtgttatgtgtttatatttaaatattttactaaaaatgttgtattttatggtttgcgcaggtttgataaaaataaaattatttaagatacaaaggtcatattggagtaatctTAAATCTTCTAGAATCACAAAAGAAGCATCTTCAACTTtttagaagacaagaaattccaaaaacctcattaagataatcaaaataatcaaacatcaaaattgaGACAGATTTatttttactatgaccagcttgaagtaaaaatattataaataattcacCTTTTATCCAAAAAATGTGAATCATATGTCCagacacatctacacaaaatttcctacgtgttctatgttgaatggAAAGGCTGAATTGGTGGTCTAAGACATCAAACAtgtcaattaaagttgggtcaagatattaacattcaaggagacaagcactcaccaactttactattccatatttaatgagtcttggactcttgctctcatttgacctataaatagatgtgttgtataagctttgaaagtgcaaaagtgtagagaaattcctcacttgtaaaataaatattatgtgtgtaagaataagattttgagtgtgcatatttctccaagtttaagtatgaaatttcttttatccttactcttgagtcttatgttcatggcaagctaaatccttttatgtcaaggtgaaaatgtttcattgttggtcaagtaatattgtttatattttatatattcttcctttttctatttttattttgttttactaattgatctttatttgtaggtataatttggatgatttattgttatatatttacatcaaatacttggtaccttaAATGTGGTTATCTTGATTTCTTgcctaatatgatacaataaatactacaataattatatactataaatatatgtatcaatttataataaagtcatatatattatttagacaatagtgtggctctgccggttgttctaaataatatattgtgatttgaactgaCATTTACTTTTTCataactaacatttacttttccgcaactaacatttactttctcgatctaacatttacttttccgcaactaacatttactttatcgcatctaacataaaaaaatcatatattttatttagacaatagcgtggctctgcctgtttttctaaatgaaatatggtgatttgatctaatatttagttttatgtcaatttatatttacgcactatatatatatatattatgggtaccatatattaattatcggttaatatgatattaatatagtgggaactatattatatgatatatttgtttaaatatttaattgttcttttatgtttagatttatgcacttatatatatatatatatatattatgggtaccatgtattaaatatcagttaatctgatattaatatagtgaaaactatattatatgatatacttgaataaatatttaattgttattttatgtttatgtttattttagtttattttatttatttttgttaagcaatcttaaataaatcaacaatgaacctttgaagccttgaaaattttataatttgtgtatttaaagttttataataatatttccatctataatatatcattgctaaaattaaacttacagcattctctccgtggatcgatctcatactcacgagtatattacttgcagacaacctacacttgagtgaattacaatttaagttgtagcacatCCAAATTCTACCACTTCCATATTTCATAATTTTCTTCTTCGATATCTCTTTTAcagaaattattaaatattttttcatttcatttcaaattaaattaatcCTATAtactattaaaaattataaaaaaacaaaatattattttaagagtagtttaaataaaaaaatctctgCACTCttgtatataaataaaaaactaaaatatttttcGATGTGTACGGAGTAAATCATCGGACTAACACAATAACCTATAAACCATGTTAGTCGGATAAATCACATTGGACAAACTCTGTGTGACATGTTAGTTTAAAAAAATGTTGGCAGAGAGAATCGAACACTTGATCACTGATCAAATGCTCACTTACTCCACCAACTTGTCCACCAACTTATATGCCTCGTGAGAGCAAATATTAAAATATCCTTACGAATGAAATGCAGATAGGGGTGGCAAAAATTCCCGAAATCTCGACCTTTTCCGAATCCCATCCCATTCACGTCCCGAAAAAATCCCAACCCGAAGTTTTTCAGACCCGAACTTTTGGGATTTTTTTCATCCCGATTAATATCAGGAGCGGGGGGGAATAAAACCTTCTCTCGACGGAATTCCCGACCCGTCttgaaataatttaataatatattttattaataactttattaatgtaataagctaaatattattaggtttcaactcatataacacttaattgtggacttaattcgcataatttttattgttgaggcgatcaaattgtaaaatcacgaaatgcctttttatttttgtgtattttttagaaaaattaaattaataatttaattaattcacatttataattatctaattagaacaaatatgtagaacaagactcaagagattaatttgacaatctatttaacaaaatttatttagtaattgtatccgaacattttattaataattatccgatacattttttctcttaacaaaactttgaaacattatccagaatattttaatattatatgttttaagttgaatatttatttttatttataaatataagtttctaaatagtatatttaataaaattatcacatttttttattttttgaacgaaatcttgaatatgaaaaaaattcgaGATTTTTTCTCcctacccgacgggatcccgaacattcgagATCCTGAATAGTCGGGTCCCGAAATGTTTCGAGTACGAGATTGGGAGAAAAAATGTTTACCGATTCTTTTTGGGACGAGATTTGGGTAAGGGGTTTACggacgggtcccgaccctaTTACACCCCTAAATGCAGAAGGTGGATCCATCTTTAAAAAAATCTAATCTAAAAAGAAAAAAGTAGAAATtgcttaaaataataaaaaaagaatgaaTGTAATTAATATGTAGAATGAATGATTAGCCAAATATAAGCACCAACTCTTGGTTACCTTTTACAACATGTGATTAATATTTGCCACCCTCATTCCTAATAATTTCCCAAATTTAACACACCCTCTCCAACAATCCCTCTCTGTCTCCTCTTTTCTCGCTCCCTAAAAAAGCTTCTTTAATCCTTCGCAAACTGCTTAAAACCCTACTATTTCCTTCTATTTCTCCCTTCTCTGGAGAGGGGGTGGTGCAAAAATACACTGCCAAAAGGTCCAAGAAAAgcccttttctttttttctttttttactcAGTGGAGTTCCCGCTGGATTCTACAACTGTGGCAGTGAAAGGACACGGTTGTAGCAGTGAAAACAAGCCGCCATGGATGCATCTGAGGCTACAAAGATTGTGATGACGAGGATTCAGAGTTTGGATCCGGAGAACGCTTCAAGAATCATGGGGGTTATATTGATACAAGACCAAGGTGAGAAGGAGATGATAAGATTGGCGTTTGGTTCTGAAGCGGTCTTGTTAACTTACATTAACAAAGCCAAAGCTGTTCTGGGGATTCCCTCGAGTAGCCCCAGTGTGAACCCTTCAGCCCCTCTGTCGATTTCTGTTGGGTCGAACTGCCCATTTCCCCAGACTTCGCCAAGAATCTTGGTGCCTAACAATGGATTTCACTTGAGCAATCCTTCTTCTCCGGCGGGGTCTTTCCCAAGAAGCAGCCCGAGGCCTATTTCTTATGCTGCTGTTGTGAATGGCTCGAATGCTAGTGCTACCAGCGCTATTAATGGTTCAGGTTCGCCAAGTTTGCATTTTTATGGAGGAAACGACTTTAATGATGAGATTCTGAGTGGTGGAGGTGGTGGGGTGCACAATCAAGTTCAAGATCAGCTTTTGTTTGTTGATGACCCTCTGGTGGATCCGATAATGAGTCCCAGCGGCAGGAGTGATTCACTGGTTTACCCATTTGGTGAGGATGTCAGCAGCATTCCTTCGCCTCACTCTAACCCATTTCACAGGAGGAGTTGCTCTGTGAACGATGCTTCATTTCTTGCAAATCTCGAGGAAGGAGGTGGTGGAAATGGATTTGGGTGGAGGCCTTGCATGTACTTCGCGAGGGGGTTTTGCAAGAATGGTAGTACTTGCAAGTTCTTGCACAGTGATATGGGTGGTGGTGAAGCAATTGAAGTAGGGTCTCCAGGCCAGAACGTTTCAGGTTTCGATGAGTTTTTGAGAATGAAGGCTCTTCAGCAGCAGAAATTCGCTCTAATGGCTTCTGGAGGTCACTACCCTTTTGCTTACAACAAGGGCATGAACTTTCTGAATGAGAACCAGAGGTAAAATTCTTGGATTTCCCTTTTCTCTACTCTTTATGTACCTTGACTAGTTGCTTCTTCATTCATATCTGCTTGTGATCTTGAGAAGCTGCTGTGTTCCGTTGTATACTTCTGGTTAGCTGCTATTAGCTACATTGTACATATCCTGGTTTTGTAATTGTATGTTGTTGTGTTGATACTATTTCTACTgcatattttagtttttatcTTACCTTGAGATCTTGTTACGAGTACATCTGTTTGAACTTTCTGTTGTCTCGTAGATTTGAAATGGTATTGTCAAATGGCTTATGTTTGGTAGTGGAAGTGTGACTGTTGGGACAAGGCCTTGAGGTGCTTGGTTCGAACTAGTTTAACATAATCTCTCATATTCAACATGCATGTTGATAGATCGGCTGCTGCTGCATTGATGATGGGAGATGAATTCCACAAATTTAGTAGGTGCCGGCTTGAGAGGAATGATTATGCACCGATGGGACTGGGTGCTGGTTCAAGTTCGAACTCCCGACAGATTTACTTGACATTTCCAGCTGATAGTACGTTCAAGGAGGAGGATGTTTCGAATTACTTTAGGTGGGTGATTTCTTTTGCATTTGATTAAAACTTTGATTCTTAAATAGGATCTGTTTTAATGATGCTTTGATCTTCTTGATCTAAAGTATGTTTGGACCAGTGCAAGATGTTAGGATTCCCTATCAGCAGAAGCGAATGTTTGGGTTCGTTACATTTGTCTTCCCAGAGACTGTGAAGCTCATTTTGGCAAAAGGGAATCCTCATTTCGTTTGTGATTCTCGTGTGCTTGTCAAACCGtacaaagagaaaggaaaagttTCGGACAAGTACTCTTTTTCACTGAATCTTCTCATTGCAATGATTCCCAATGTTGTCCCAGTATTGAGGTTCACCTGTTTATTGACCATTGTAGGAACAAACATCAACACATGGAGATAGGGGAATATGCGTCTTGTTTGAGCCCAACCGAGCTCGACTCTAGAGAACACTTTGATGTTCCATTTGGTGTGTGCAAATTAATGGTTTCTTATTATCCTGAAAAAGTGAGAATAAATTTTACAtgattttcttttgtttttcccTGCAGGGCCAAGGATGTTACTAAATTCCCAGGAGACTCTTCTTAGGAGAAAATTGGAGCAGGAGACAGAATTGCAGCATGCTGTAGAACTCCAAGGAAGAAGAATGATGAATTTACAGCTAATGGACCTAAAAAATCAGCAGCATGGACACCGTTTTGTGCCAAGCCTGCCGTCTGGTCTCCCGGTTTCCTCTCCCAGACAGTCTCAGATGCTGataaatcataattttattGTTCCTTCCAGTGCCAGTAAACAGGATGTT comes from the Henckelia pumila isolate YLH828 chromosome 1, ASM3356847v2, whole genome shotgun sequence genome and includes:
- the LOC140879011 gene encoding zinc finger CCCH domain-containing protein 53-like isoform X1 — protein: MDASEATKIVMTRIQSLDPENASRIMGVILIQDQGEKEMIRLAFGSEAVLLTYINKAKAVLGIPSSSPSVNPSAPLSISVGSNCPFPQTSPRILVPNNGFHLSNPSSPAGSFPRSSPRPISYAAVVNGSNASATSAINGSGSPSLHFYGGNDFNDEILSGGGGGVHNQVQDQLLFVDDPLVDPIMSPSGRSDSLVYPFGEDVSSIPSPHSNPFHRRSCSVNDASFLANLEEGGGGNGFGWRPCMYFARGFCKNGSTCKFLHSDMGGGEAIEVGSPGQNVSGFDEFLRMKALQQQKFALMASGGHYPFAYNKGMNFLNENQRSAAAALMMGDEFHKFSRCRLERNDYAPMGLGAGSSSNSRQIYLTFPADSTFKEEDVSNYFSMFGPVQDVRIPYQQKRMFGFVTFVFPETVKLILAKGNPHFVCDSRVLVKPYKEKGKVSDKNKHQHMEIGEYASCLSPTELDSREHFDVPFGPRMLLNSQETLLRRKLEQETELQHAVELQGRRMMNLQLMDLKNQQHGHRFVPSLPSGLPVSSPRQSQMLINHNFIVPSSASKQDVSGEFNSGQETAKSRTVTDDDFNLVEETESLSNKNVDRVNKKSDHSDPSESLGYSLPDNLFSSPTKFAAENQSAFFPAFSEADDNIHVTNTSSNIPPVLPNSSPLSMASLKPCYFQMPRSH
- the LOC140879011 gene encoding zinc finger CCCH domain-containing protein 53-like isoform X2, encoding MDASEATKIVMTRIQSLDPENASRIMGVILIQDQGEKEMIRLAFGSEAVLLTYINKAKAVLGIPSSSPSVNPSAPLSISVGSNCPFPQTSPRILVPNNGFHLSNPSSPAGSFPRSSPRPISYAAVVNGSNASATSAINGSGSPSLHFYGGNDFNDEILSGGGGGVHNQVQDQLLFVDDPLVDPIMSPSGRSDSLVYPFGEDVSSIPSPHSNPFHRRSCSVNDASFLANLEEGGGGNGFGWRPCMYFARGFCKNGSTCKFLHSDMGGGEAIEVGSPGQNVSGFDEFLRMKALQQQKFALMASGGHYPFAYNKGMNFLNENQRSAAAALMMGDEFHKFSRCRLERNDYAPMGLGAGSSSNSRQIYLTFPADSTFKEEDVSNYFSMFGPVQDVRIPYQQKRMFGFVTFVFPETVKLILAKGNPHFVCDSRVLVKPYKEKGKVSDKNKHQHMEIGEYASCLSPTELDSREHFDVPFGPRMLLNSQETLLRRKLEQETELQHAVELQGRRMMNLQLMDLKNQQHGHRFVPSLPSGLPVSSPRQSQMLINHNFIVPSSASKQDVSGEFNSGQETAKSRTVTDDDFNLVEETESLSNKNVDRVNKKSDHSDPSESLGYSLPDNLFSSPTKFAAENQSAFFPAFSEADDNIHVTNTSSNIPPVLPNSSPLSMASLKPCYFQMPSH